The uncultured Bacteroides sp. genome has a segment encoding these proteins:
- the corA gene encoding magnesium/cobalt transporter CorA: MKNNLLSEKLAYTGVSSTPTHLHLCTYNEAEVKEFSGNKFSEIQGGINENSINWLQIHGLQDTETIRKIGNYFGINFLVIQDILNPHHPTKIEEYDSHLVIILKLFQLEKEDQLNKQQLSIIQGKNFVLSFFETENTFFNDVTTAIGNNILKIRTRESDYLLSVLLNDVMANYRNTISTVEESLEEMESRLLTITSASDIGIKIQTSRHQYMRIKRAVLPLKDQYSRLLLSDSKLLHRANRVFFNDVNDHLQFVLQTIEICRETLSSLVDLYISNNDLRMNDIMKRLTVVSTIFIPLTFLVGVWGMNFKMMPELDWKYGYLTAWIIMVVVGFIGYWFFKKKKWY; the protein is encoded by the coding sequence ATGAAAAATAATTTATTAAGTGAAAAATTAGCCTATACCGGGGTAAGTAGTACTCCCACTCATTTGCATCTTTGTACCTATAATGAAGCCGAAGTAAAAGAATTTTCAGGAAATAAATTCAGTGAAATTCAGGGGGGAATTAACGAGAATTCCATTAACTGGTTACAGATACACGGACTTCAGGATACAGAAACAATTCGTAAAATAGGTAACTACTTTGGAATCAACTTTCTGGTTATTCAAGACATACTCAACCCCCATCATCCCACAAAGATTGAGGAGTATGATTCTCACTTGGTTATTATTCTTAAACTATTTCAATTAGAAAAAGAGGATCAATTGAATAAACAGCAACTTAGTATTATTCAGGGAAAGAACTTTGTACTCTCATTCTTCGAAACCGAGAATACTTTTTTCAATGATGTAACAACTGCCATCGGGAATAATATACTAAAAATTAGAACCAGAGAAAGTGATTACTTGCTAAGCGTGTTGCTAAATGATGTAATGGCAAACTATCGAAACACGATATCCACTGTAGAAGAATCACTGGAAGAAATGGAATCACGTCTACTCACAATAACATCCGCCAGTGATATTGGAATAAAGATCCAAACAAGCCGCCACCAGTATATGCGTATAAAGCGAGCTGTATTACCACTAAAAGACCAGTATAGCAGATTACTTCTCAGTGACAGTAAGTTACTTCACAGAGCCAACAGGGTATTTTTCAATGATGTTAATGACCATCTGCAGTTTGTACTTCAAACAATAGAAATCTGTAGGGAAACACTCTCCTCTTTGGTAGATCTTTATATATCCAACAACGATTTAAGAATGAACGACATTATGAAACGACTTACAGTTGTGTCCACAATCTTCATTCCGTTAACTTTTCTTGTAGGGGTATGGGGCATGAACTTTAAAATGATGCCAGAACTAGACTGGAAATATGGTTATCTTACCGCATGGATTATCATGGTAGTTGTGGGATTTATAGGTTATTGGTTTTTCAAAAAGAAGAAATGGTATTAA
- a CDS encoding Smr/MutS family protein, which translates to MIYPHNFEQKIGFDTIRELLKVKCLSTLGEERVDNMSFTDQFAGIEEQLCRVTEFVRIIQEEDGFPDQYFFDVRPSLKKIRIEGTYLDEQEVFDLRRSLETIRDIVKFLDREDDEDSTVPYPHLKSLAGDIAVFPQLIGKIDQILNKYGKIKDNASTELSRIRRELNSTMSGISRSLNAILRNAQSEGYVDKDVTPTMRDGRLVIPVAPGLKRKIKGIVHDESASGKTVFIEPAEVVEANNRIRELEGEERREIIRILVEFSNLLRPSVPEILQSYEFLAEIDFIRAKAHFAIQINAIQPALEDKQLIDWTDAVHPLLQLSLAKHGKKVVPLELELNKKQRILIISGPNAGGKSVCLKTVGLLQYMLQCGMPIPLHERSHAGIFSNIFIDIGDEQSIEDDLSTYSSHLLNMKNMMKGCNAQSLILIDEFGGGTEPQIGGAIAESVLKRFNEKETFGVITTHYQNLKHFAEDHEGVVNGAMLYDRHLMQALFQLQIGNPGSSFAVEIARKIGLPEEVIADASEIVGSEYINADKYLQDIVRDKRYWENKRQNIRQREKQMEDTIARYQAEIEDLNHSRKEIIRQAKEDAERLLSDSNAKIENTIRAIKEAQAEKEQTRLIRKELSDFKESIDEVGSKEHEEKIARKMEKLREKQGRKKEKKSSPEKVVHKEVKVEPLTPGCPVKIKGQTSVGELLEVNGKNAVVAFGMIKTSIKLDKLERATGQQPKKEQKSTFVSSQTQDEMYEKKLHFKQDIDVRGMRGDEALQAVTYFLDDAIQIGVDRVRILHGTGTGILRQLIRQYLETVSGIAHFQDEHIQFGGAGITVVDLE; encoded by the coding sequence ATGATATATCCCCATAACTTTGAACAGAAGATAGGATTCGACACCATTCGTGAATTACTGAAGGTAAAATGCCTTAGTACACTTGGCGAAGAACGCGTGGACAATATGAGTTTCACCGATCAATTTGCCGGGATTGAGGAACAATTATGCCGGGTAACGGAATTTGTTCGCATCATTCAGGAAGAGGACGGATTTCCAGACCAATACTTTTTTGATGTGCGTCCTTCACTGAAGAAGATTCGCATTGAAGGTACGTATCTGGACGAGCAGGAAGTATTCGATCTTCGCCGTTCACTGGAAACCATTCGCGATATCGTGAAGTTTCTTGACCGTGAAGATGATGAAGATTCAACTGTGCCCTACCCTCACCTGAAAAGTCTTGCCGGAGACATTGCGGTGTTTCCACAACTTATTGGCAAGATTGATCAGATTCTGAACAAGTATGGAAAGATTAAAGATAATGCATCTACGGAACTATCCCGTATACGCCGGGAATTAAACAGTACAATGAGTGGTATTTCCCGCAGCCTTAACGCTATTCTTCGCAATGCTCAAAGCGAAGGATATGTGGATAAAGACGTAACGCCTACCATGCGCGACGGACGATTGGTGATTCCTGTTGCTCCGGGATTGAAACGCAAAATCAAAGGTATTGTTCATGACGAATCCGCCAGCGGAAAAACAGTATTCATTGAACCTGCCGAAGTTGTGGAGGCAAACAATCGGATTAGGGAGTTAGAAGGGGAAGAACGAAGAGAAATTATCCGTATCCTGGTTGAATTTTCTAACTTACTGCGCCCTTCCGTTCCTGAAATTCTTCAAAGTTATGAGTTTCTGGCCGAGATTGATTTTATTCGTGCCAAGGCACATTTTGCAATACAGATCAACGCCATCCAGCCTGCTTTGGAAGATAAGCAACTTATTGACTGGACCGATGCGGTTCATCCGTTGTTGCAGTTATCTTTAGCGAAACATGGTAAGAAGGTAGTGCCGCTGGAACTGGAACTAAACAAGAAACAACGTATACTTATTATATCCGGCCCAAATGCCGGTGGTAAATCTGTTTGCCTTAAAACCGTTGGTTTGCTGCAATATATGCTGCAATGTGGTATGCCTATCCCGCTCCACGAGCGGAGTCATGCCGGAATATTCAGCAATATCTTTATTGATATTGGTGATGAGCAGTCTATTGAGGACGATTTAAGTACATATAGTTCGCATCTGCTGAACATGAAAAACATGATGAAGGGATGCAATGCTCAAAGTCTGATCCTTATCGATGAGTTTGGTGGTGGTACAGAACCACAGATTGGCGGTGCAATAGCAGAATCCGTCCTGAAACGTTTCAATGAAAAAGAGACTTTCGGGGTTATTACTACGCACTATCAGAATCTGAAACATTTCGCTGAAGATCATGAAGGGGTGGTTAACGGAGCCATGCTGTACGACCGTCACCTGATGCAGGCGCTTTTCCAACTTCAGATAGGTAATCCGGGTAGCTCTTTCGCAGTAGAAATTGCACGAAAGATTGGACTTCCGGAAGAAGTAATCGCAGATGCTTCTGAGATTGTGGGCAGCGAGTACATTAATGCGGATAAATACCTGCAGGATATTGTACGCGACAAGCGATACTGGGAGAATAAACGTCAGAATATCCGCCAGCGTGAGAAGCAAATGGAGGACACCATTGCACGTTATCAGGCAGAGATAGAGGATCTGAACCATTCACGCAAAGAGATTATCCGCCAAGCAAAGGAGGATGCAGAGCGCTTACTGTCTGATTCAAACGCAAAGATTGAAAATACTATCCGTGCAATTAAGGAGGCTCAGGCAGAGAAAGAGCAGACAAGGCTGATACGTAAGGAACTAAGCGACTTCAAGGAATCAATTGATGAAGTAGGTTCCAAAGAACACGAGGAGAAGATTGCCCGCAAAATGGAGAAACTTCGTGAGAAGCAAGGTAGGAAGAAGGAGAAAAAGAGCTCACCCGAAAAGGTTGTCCACAAAGAAGTGAAAGTTGAACCACTTACTCCAGGCTGTCCGGTGAAGATTAAAGGGCAGACATCCGTGGGTGAACTGCTTGAGGTTAACGGAAAGAATGCAGTAGTAGCCTTTGGAATGATCAAAACATCCATTAAACTCGACAAGCTGGAACGTGCAACTGGTCAGCAGCCCAAGAAGGAACAGAAAAGTACGTTTGTAAGCTCGCAAACTCAGGATGAGATGTATGAAAAGAAGCTGCACTTCAAGCAAGACATCGATGTTCGCGGCATGAGAGGCGACGAGGCTTTGCAAGCTGTGACCTATTTCTTAGACGATGCCATTCAGATTGGTGTAGACAGAGTTCGCATTCTCCACGGTACGGGAACCGGTATACTACGTCAGCTAATCAGGCAATATTTGGAAACAGTGAGTGGCATTGCTCATTTTCAGGACGAACATATACAATTTGGCGGAGCAGGAATTACAGTTGTTGATTTGGAATAA
- the pflA gene encoding pyruvate formate-lyase-activating protein produces MINVHSYESMGTFDGPGLRLVVFLQGCNFRCKYCANPDTITLKGGKPTEIEEIVRMALSQKAFFGKKGGITFSGGEPTLQAKELIPLFRRLKEEGIHICLDSNGGNMNDDVKELLSLTDLVLLDIKEFNPDHHMILTERSNAQTLGTAALLEETKHPMWLRYVLVPGYSDFEKDIIAMCEHFKSYSMIQRIEILPYHTLGKHKYEALKKPYLLEEVKENTPAQLEHACELFSRYFSEVYVN; encoded by the coding sequence ATGATCAACGTTCATTCATATGAATCTATGGGAACCTTTGACGGTCCCGGTCTGCGATTGGTAGTATTCCTGCAAGGATGCAACTTTCGCTGTAAGTACTGTGCCAATCCTGATACAATTACTCTGAAAGGTGGCAAGCCTACAGAGATTGAAGAGATTGTGCGTATGGCTCTCAGTCAGAAGGCTTTCTTCGGAAAGAAAGGCGGCATCACCTTTAGTGGTGGCGAGCCTACTCTTCAGGCAAAGGAACTGATTCCTTTGTTCCGCAGACTCAAGGAAGAAGGAATACATATTTGTCTGGATTCCAACGGAGGAAATATGAATGATGATGTGAAAGAACTTCTTTCGCTAACGGATTTGGTTCTTTTAGATATAAAAGAATTCAATCCCGATCATCACATGATACTTACAGAACGCAGCAATGCCCAGACTTTGGGCACTGCTGCTCTTCTGGAAGAAACGAAGCACCCCATGTGGCTTCGCTATGTACTGGTTCCCGGATACAGTGATTTCGAAAAAGATATCATTGCTATGTGCGAACATTTCAAGTCTTATTCCATGATTCAGCGCATTGAAATACTTCCTTATCACACGCTGGGAAAGCATAAATATGAAGCATTGAAGAAACCTTACCTCCTGGAAGAGGTAAAAGAAAACACTCCTGCCCAACTGGAGCATGCATGTGAACTATTCTCTCGTTATTTCTCTGAGGTTTATGTAAATTGA
- the pflB gene encoding formate C-acetyltransferase: MELNKTFNDGIWSKEINVRDFVLTNINPYDGDASFLAGPTERTKKIWNLCLAAIAEERANNGVRSIDNKTVSTISSHKAGYIDKENELIVGLQTDELLKRAIKPFGGINVVAKSCKENGLEVDEKVKDIFTHYRKTHNEGVFDVYTDEIRSFRSLGFLTGLPDNYARGRVIGDYRRMALYGLDRLIAAKIEDLHNLTGPMDEARIRLREEVKEQIKALNEMKVMGEYYGLDLSRPAYTAQEAVQWVYMAYLAAVKEQDGAAMSLGNVSSFLDIYIDYELSQGTIDESFAQELIDQFVIKLRMVRHLRMSSYNDIFAGDPTWVTESLGGRFNDGRHKVTKTSFRFLQTLYNLGASPEPNLTVLWSPELPEGFKDFCAKVSIDTSSIQYENDDLMRAVRHSDDYGIACCVSFQDIGRQIQFFGARTNLAKALLLAINGGRCENTGTLMIKGIPALKSDVLNFDEVMANYKLVLKEVARVYNDAMNIIHYMHDKYYYEKAQMALIDTNPRINLAYGAAGLSIAADSLSAIKFAKVTARRNELGLTEDFDIDGEFPCYGNDDDKVDTLAVDLTHYFSEELSKLPIYKNARPTLSILTITSNVMYGKKTGATPDGRKKGVAFAPGANPMHGRDQKGAIASLTSVAKINYDDAQDGVSNTFSIVPKSLGVTAEDRVDNLVSMMDGYFSKGAHHLNVNVLNREMLEDAMEHPENYPQLTIRVSGYAVNFVSLSREHQLEVISRSFHSKM; encoded by the coding sequence ATGGAATTGAATAAGACTTTTAATGACGGAATTTGGAGCAAAGAAATTAATGTTAGAGACTTCGTTCTTACCAACATCAATCCTTACGATGGTGATGCATCATTTCTTGCCGGGCCTACTGAACGTACAAAAAAGATTTGGAATCTATGCCTTGCTGCTATTGCTGAAGAAAGAGCTAATAACGGTGTTCGCTCAATTGACAACAAAACTGTTTCAACTATTTCTTCTCACAAAGCTGGCTATATTGATAAAGAAAACGAATTAATCGTTGGTTTGCAAACTGACGAACTTTTAAAAAGAGCCATCAAACCTTTTGGAGGTATCAATGTTGTAGCTAAATCCTGCAAAGAGAATGGTCTTGAAGTGGATGAAAAAGTAAAAGATATCTTTACTCATTACCGTAAAACTCATAACGAAGGAGTATTTGATGTATATACAGACGAAATTCGTTCATTCCGCTCACTGGGTTTCTTAACAGGTTTACCTGATAATTATGCTCGCGGCCGTGTTATTGGTGACTATCGTCGTATGGCTCTTTATGGTCTTGACAGACTTATTGCAGCTAAGATTGAGGATCTTCACAATCTTACAGGACCAATGGATGAAGCACGTATCCGTTTACGTGAAGAGGTTAAAGAACAGATCAAAGCTCTGAACGAAATGAAAGTGATGGGCGAATATTACGGATTAGATCTTTCTCGCCCTGCATATACTGCTCAGGAAGCTGTTCAATGGGTATACATGGCTTATCTGGCTGCTGTAAAAGAGCAAGACGGTGCTGCAATGTCTCTTGGAAATGTTTCTTCTTTCCTTGATATCTATATTGATTACGAATTAAGTCAGGGAACAATTGATGAATCATTTGCTCAGGAATTGATTGACCAGTTCGTAATTAAGTTACGTATGGTTCGTCACCTTAGAATGAGTTCTTACAATGATATCTTCGCTGGTGACCCAACATGGGTAACTGAATCACTTGGTGGTCGTTTTAACGACGGTCGTCATAAAGTAACTAAGACTTCTTTCCGTTTCTTACAGACATTATACAACTTAGGAGCTTCTCCAGAACCAAACTTAACTGTTCTTTGGTCACCTGAATTACCTGAAGGATTTAAAGATTTCTGTGCAAAAGTTTCTATTGATACTTCTTCTATCCAGTATGAAAATGACGACTTAATGCGTGCCGTTCGTCACAGCGATGATTATGGAATTGCTTGTTGCGTTTCTTTCCAGGATATAGGTCGCCAGATTCAGTTCTTCGGAGCACGTACCAACCTGGCAAAAGCATTATTGCTTGCAATCAATGGAGGACGATGTGAAAACACCGGAACATTAATGATTAAGGGCATTCCAGCTTTGAAAAGCGATGTGCTTAACTTTGATGAAGTAATGGCTAATTATAAGCTTGTATTGAAGGAAGTTGCTCGTGTATATAATGACGCGATGAACATTATTCACTACATGCACGATAAGTATTACTACGAAAAAGCTCAGATGGCTCTTATTGATACTAATCCTCGTATCAACTTAGCTTATGGTGCTGCCGGATTATCTATTGCTGCCGATTCACTTTCTGCTATTAAATTCGCAAAGGTTACTGCCCGCCGCAATGAACTTGGCTTGACTGAAGACTTTGATATTGACGGAGAATTCCCTTGCTACGGAAATGATGACGATAAAGTAGATACTTTAGCTGTAGACTTGACTCACTATTTCAGTGAAGAACTTAGCAAACTTCCTATCTACAAGAATGCTCGTCCTACTCTTTCTATTCTTACAATTACTTCAAATGTAATGTATGGTAAGAAGACTGGTGCAACTCCTGACGGACGTAAGAAAGGTGTAGCCTTTGCTCCGGGTGCAAACCCAATGCACGGACGTGATCAGAAGGGTGCTATCGCTTCTCTAACATCTGTAGCTAAGATTAATTATGATGATGCTCAGGATGGAGTAAGTAATACATTCTCAATCGTACCTAAATCTCTTGGTGTAACAGCAGAAGATCGTGTTGACAATCTGGTATCAATGATGGACGGTTACTTCAGTAAAGGTGCACATCACTTGAATGTGAATGTACTGAACCGCGAAATGCTGGAAGATGCAATGGAACATCCTGAAAACTATCCACAGCTTACAATTCGTGTATCTGGTTATGCTGTAAACTTTGTCAGCCTGAGCCGTGAACATCAGTTGGAAGTTATTTCAAGAAGTTTCCACTCAAAGATGTGA
- a CDS encoding ATP-binding protein — MEIKRDIYLKRLVDSRHNDMIKIITGMRRCGKSYLLFTLFYNYLIEEGVDDSHIIQVDLEDRRNKTLRDPDALLEYIDGKMTDSQMHYILLDEVQHVKEFEDVLNSYLKVKNADVYVTGSNSKFLSKDVITEFRGRGEEIKVSPLCFREFMSVYNGSREQALEEYMTYGGLPKIVTISDETKKMEYLNSLFETVYLTDIKERYKIKNDSDLEELIDVVASSVGGLINPIKIENTFATVKHSKISYNTIKSYLDILQDVFLLEKSVRYDIKGRKYIDTPAKYYFSDIGLRNARINFRQQEVTHLMENMIYNELRIRGLAVDVGVVVINTKNEQGVSQRKQLEVDFVCNQGSKRFYIQSALRLPTEEKREQELRSLKNIDDSFLKFVITEDPIKKYHDDNGVIFMNIYEFLMDGESLKG; from the coding sequence ATGGAAATAAAGCGAGATATTTATCTGAAGAGGCTTGTCGACAGTAGGCATAATGATATGATTAAAATCATAACAGGTATGCGTCGTTGTGGTAAATCCTACCTATTGTTTACTCTTTTCTACAACTACCTAATAGAGGAAGGAGTTGACGATAGCCACATAATACAAGTAGATTTGGAAGATAGACGTAATAAAACCTTGCGTGATCCGGATGCTCTTTTGGAATATATTGATGGCAAAATGACGGATAGCCAAATGCACTATATTCTTCTTGATGAAGTGCAGCATGTGAAGGAATTTGAAGATGTCCTTAATAGCTATTTAAAAGTTAAAAATGCGGATGTCTATGTAACGGGAAGTAACTCGAAATTTCTGTCGAAGGATGTTATAACCGAGTTTCGTGGAAGAGGTGAGGAAATAAAGGTGTCTCCACTTTGTTTCCGTGAATTTATGTCGGTCTATAATGGTAGCCGAGAACAGGCTTTAGAAGAATACATGACTTATGGGGGCTTGCCTAAAATAGTGACTATCTCTGATGAAACAAAGAAAATGGAATATCTGAATAGCCTTTTTGAGACGGTGTATCTTACAGATATTAAGGAGCGGTACAAAATCAAAAATGACAGTGACTTGGAAGAGTTGATTGATGTTGTAGCTTCATCAGTCGGCGGATTAATTAATCCAATAAAAATTGAGAATACATTTGCAACGGTAAAGCATAGCAAGATCTCATATAACACAATCAAAAGTTATCTTGATATTTTACAAGATGTATTTCTTTTGGAAAAATCGGTTCGTTATGATATAAAGGGTCGTAAGTATATTGACACGCCGGCAAAATATTACTTTTCTGATATTGGTTTACGAAATGCCCGTATCAATTTTCGTCAGCAAGAAGTGACACATTTGATGGAAAATATGATTTATAATGAGCTTCGCATTCGTGGCTTGGCTGTAGATGTGGGTGTAGTGGTTATTAATACCAAAAACGAGCAAGGTGTCAGTCAACGCAAACAATTGGAGGTTGATTTCGTATGCAATCAAGGTAGCAAACGGTTCTATATTCAGTCTGCTCTACGGTTACCAACAGAGGAGAAGCGTGAGCAAGAACTCCGTTCCTTGAAGAATATAGATGATAGTTTCTTAAAGTTTGTCATAACGGAAGACCCAATTAAGAAATACCATGATGACAATGGTGTTATCTTTATGAATATCTATGAATTTTTGATGGATGGAGAGAGCTTAAAAGGTTAA
- a CDS encoding CatB-related O-acetyltransferase, whose amino-acid sequence MPNNKLLYPRKDDKTMVYLKSCVKSPFIEVGDYSFYHDFENPLDFEHKCVLYHYPYVNNDRLIIGKYCSIACGAKFLFNGANHTLGSLSTYPFPVLAEEWDLQTPVTNAWDNKGDIVIGNDVWIGFEAVIMAGVTIGDGAIIGSRAVVTKDVPPYSIVGGTPAKLIRKRFTDEEIDKLLRLKWWDWDEEKIRQNIDRIMDVNKLTDLI is encoded by the coding sequence ATGCCAAACAATAAATTATTATACCCACGCAAAGACGATAAGACTATGGTTTATCTGAAAAGTTGCGTAAAAAGCCCATTTATAGAAGTGGGCGATTATTCTTTCTATCACGATTTTGAAAATCCATTGGATTTTGAACATAAATGTGTTTTGTATCATTACCCGTATGTGAATAACGACAGACTGATTATTGGAAAATATTGTTCCATAGCCTGTGGTGCCAAATTTTTATTTAATGGTGCCAACCATACGCTGGGCTCGCTGTCTACTTATCCTTTTCCCGTATTGGCTGAGGAGTGGGATTTGCAAACACCGGTAACCAATGCATGGGATAATAAAGGCGATATTGTAATTGGTAATGATGTGTGGATTGGTTTTGAAGCCGTTATCATGGCTGGTGTTACTATTGGAGATGGAGCAATTATCGGCTCACGTGCAGTGGTTACCAAAGATGTTCCTCCTTACTCCATTGTAGGAGGAACGCCGGCAAAGTTGATTCGTAAGCGCTTTACCGATGAAGAGATAGATAAGTTGTTGAGGCTAAAGTGGTGGGATTGGGATGAGGAAAAGATCCGGCAAAATATCGACAGGATAATGGATGTGAATAAGTTGACTGATTTGATATAA